In one Methanothermobacter sp. genomic region, the following are encoded:
- the fbp gene encoding fructose-1,6-bisphosphate aldolase/phosphatase: protein MKTTISVIKADVGSVAGHAVAHETLKKKCDEVLAEARDTGILEDYYITNCGDDIDLIMTHRNGEENEEVHQTAWNAFREATEVARSLKLYGAGQDLLSDTFSGNIKGMGPGCAEMEFKERPSDPVIIFCCDKTEPGAFNLPLFRMFADPFNTAGLVIDPTLHNGYEFEVFDVVEHRKVTMACPEEMYDLLALLGSISRYVIKKIHRRDDGEIAASVSTERLNLMAGKYIGKDDPVAIVRAQSGFPAAGEVVEPFAFPHLVGGWMRGSHNGPLMPVAQRDATPVRFDGPPRVIGLGFQVADCKLVGPIDMFDDPAFDRSRQLASEIAEYMRRHGPFEPHRLPSDEMEYTSLPGVLEKLGDRFEDIE from the coding sequence ATGAAAACAACCATTAGTGTAATTAAAGCAGACGTTGGAAGCGTAGCGGGTCATGCAGTCGCACATGAGACATTAAAGAAGAAGTGCGACGAGGTACTGGCAGAAGCCAGGGATACTGGAATCCTTGAGGATTATTATATTACCAACTGTGGAGATGACATTGACCTCATAATGACCCACAGGAACGGTGAAGAAAATGAGGAGGTTCACCAGACAGCATGGAATGCCTTCAGGGAAGCCACAGAAGTGGCCAGAAGCTTAAAACTTTACGGTGCAGGACAGGACCTCCTCTCAGACACCTTCTCAGGAAACATCAAGGGTATGGGTCCTGGATGCGCTGAAATGGAATTTAAGGAGAGGCCAAGCGATCCTGTTATAATTTTCTGCTGCGACAAGACAGAACCTGGAGCCTTTAACCTGCCCCTATTCAGAATGTTTGCAGACCCATTCAACACCGCCGGCCTTGTTATCGATCCAACACTTCACAACGGATACGAATTCGAGGTCTTTGATGTTGTTGAACACAGGAAGGTTACAATGGCATGCCCTGAAGAGATGTACGACCTCCTTGCACTCCTCGGTTCAATCAGCCGCTACGTGATAAAGAAGATACACAGAAGGGACGACGGAGAAATAGCAGCCTCTGTGAGCACAGAGAGACTGAATCTCATGGCAGGCAAATACATAGGAAAGGATGACCCTGTTGCAATTGTGAGGGCACAGTCAGGATTCCCTGCAGCAGGGGAAGTCGTTGAGCCCTTTGCATTCCCCCACCTTGTTGGTGGCTGGATGAGGGGATCACACAACGGGCCACTGATGCCTGTTGCCCAGAGGGATGCAACACCTGTCAGGTTCGACGGACCTCCAAGGGTCATAGGGCTGGGATTCCAGGTCGCAGACTGCAAACTCGTAGGCCCAATTGACATGTTTGATGACCCAGCATTTGACCGCTCAAGGCAGCTTGCATCTGAAATTGCAGAGTACATGAGAAGACACGGGCCATTCGAACCCCACAGGCTCCCATCAGATGAAATGGAGTACACATCCCTTCCAGGTGTGCTTGAAAAACTCGGAGACAGATTTGAGGATATAGAGTAA
- a CDS encoding DUF434 domain-containing protein, whose amino-acid sequence MTLKMAVEDLRYLLNRGYRKRVALNFVANHYLLGKRERNYLARYVFSDETRKRRLSRLVSPDSLRGSTVHIDGYNVLIGTESVLGGSGFFIAQDGFLRDLRGVSGSYRMGEVTLRALDAIMDFLSDSGVKEVFFYFDKNISHSGRLRHIVEELMNSRKLEGRAILSSCVDRRLKESGGVVATADGAVIDSVEMVIDIPHEILKRINKKNPHNECDRKDK is encoded by the coding sequence TCCTCAACAGGGGCTACCGTAAGCGTGTTGCACTGAATTTCGTTGCAAACCACTATCTTCTAGGGAAGAGGGAAAGAAATTACCTTGCAAGGTACGTATTCTCAGATGAAACCAGAAAGAGAAGACTTTCCAGACTGGTAAGTCCAGATTCCCTCAGGGGTTCAACTGTCCACATCGATGGCTACAATGTACTCATAGGTACAGAGAGCGTTCTTGGAGGTTCGGGATTTTTCATTGCCCAGGATGGGTTTCTGCGGGATTTAAGGGGTGTATCAGGGAGTTACAGGATGGGTGAAGTAACCCTGAGGGCCCTAGATGCCATAATGGATTTCCTATCAGATTCAGGTGTTAAAGAGGTGTTTTTCTACTTTGACAAGAACATCAGCCACAGTGGTAGACTGAGGCATATCGTTGAGGAACTCATGAATTCCAGAAAACTCGAGGGACGTGCTATTCTCTCATCATGCGTTGACAGAAGGCTTAAGGAAAGTGGGGGTGTTGTGGCGACAGCTGACGGTGCTGTGATCGACTCTGTGGAGATGGTGATTGACATTCCCCATGAGATACTCAAGAGAATCAACAAGAAGAATCCACATAATGAATGTGACAGGAAAGACAAGTAA
- a CDS encoding methanogenesis marker 16 metalloprotein translates to MNLRRTISEINERILDGEATVLTAGELKELVLNDEAPSADEVDVVTAATCGVMSGTAAVMHFRVSEPGSFRKAVSAELNGIPAYPGPCPNENLGSVDIFIYGTARSVRDPEYGGGFLLRDLLIGSEVDVTVKSEDGTSIESTVTLKDIETARIIGTRMAFRNYTALVNPSDKPVRSIFNAFEMPPHCGGLSFSGCGDINPIENDPGMEAIRRGTRVLLNGARGFVLGEGTRSSPERPNLMLSGDLHDMKPDYIGGFRTAAGPEIFNTIAVPLPVTSERVFERLLVLNSDIGLPVADVRDRSKIIHNLTYADTWSGDERPTYNPERCADCLPCLAAERCPTHAIDHGVDLHKCFGCGVCAFSCPYGAYEMDTGEVRIGDRIVPIVCRQSDRVRASRLARELKELIEKGDFLIGGC, encoded by the coding sequence ATGAATTTGAGGAGGACCATCTCAGAAATAAATGAGAGGATACTGGATGGTGAAGCAACGGTTTTAACAGCCGGGGAACTCAAGGAGCTGGTCCTCAACGATGAGGCCCCATCTGCAGATGAGGTCGACGTGGTAACAGCGGCCACCTGCGGGGTAATGTCCGGGACAGCAGCGGTCATGCATTTCAGGGTATCTGAACCTGGTTCATTCAGGAAGGCTGTTTCAGCTGAACTGAATGGCATACCCGCGTATCCTGGCCCATGTCCAAATGAAAACCTGGGTTCAGTGGACATCTTCATTTATGGGACAGCCAGAAGCGTCAGGGACCCGGAATATGGTGGTGGATTTCTTCTCAGGGACCTTCTCATCGGATCTGAGGTTGATGTGACTGTAAAGTCAGAGGATGGAACTTCCATTGAATCCACAGTTACCCTGAAGGATATTGAAACAGCGAGGATAATAGGGACAAGGATGGCATTCAGAAACTACACAGCCCTTGTAAATCCATCCGATAAACCTGTAAGATCCATATTCAATGCATTTGAAATGCCACCCCACTGCGGGGGCCTCTCATTTTCAGGCTGCGGTGACATCAATCCCATTGAAAATGATCCCGGCATGGAGGCCATCAGGAGGGGAACAAGGGTACTCTTAAATGGTGCCAGGGGCTTCGTGCTGGGTGAGGGTACAAGGAGCAGTCCTGAAAGACCAAATCTCATGCTGAGCGGGGACCTGCATGATATGAAACCTGATTACATTGGGGGATTCAGGACAGCCGCAGGACCCGAGATATTCAACACCATCGCAGTTCCGCTGCCTGTGACATCTGAGAGGGTCTTTGAGAGACTTCTGGTTCTTAATTCAGATATAGGGCTACCAGTTGCAGACGTGAGGGATCGATCAAAGATAATACATAATCTTACATATGCGGATACATGGAGTGGTGACGAGAGACCCACCTATAACCCTGAAAGGTGTGCTGACTGCCTCCCATGCCTGGCAGCAGAGAGGTGCCCAACCCATGCAATAGACCATGGAGTGGACCTTCATAAATGTTTTGGCTGCGGTGTATGCGCCTTCTCATGTCCCTACGGGGCGTATGAGATGGATACAGGTGAGGTCAGGATTGGTGATAGGATAGTACCCATCGTATGCAGACAGTCAGACAGGGTGAGGGCATCAAGACTCGCCCGTGAACTCAAAGAACTCATAGAAAAGGGCGATTTCCTCATAGGGGGGTGTTAG
- the thiI gene encoding tRNA uracil 4-sulfurtransferase ThiI, producing MRYGEVAIKGPAVRRRFEKKLLHNIRAAFSCRAEIRHGRIFVFPDNMDEALDKLSRIFGVVSFSPAVTVETDFDVIEGALREYVGELKLEGLITERTPFAIRCRRVGQHDFTSQEMAAFAGSVVVREIGAPVDLGNPDLEIHLEIRDDRTYIYHRVIQGPGGLPAGTQGKVVALLSGGIDSPVATYLLMKRGCQVVAVHTDNSPFTAPESLDKVEKIASKLAEYSAGVEFKLRIFRYGSYLEKCRREAPENMTCVLCKAGMYRLAEMVAEEEGALAIVDGSSLGQVASQTLPNILATRIAVRMPVLSPLIGMDKVEIEAIAKRIGTYDISVIPDGGCSAVPHHPSTAADPSSIRELSEKIHFEDEIERIFRSASETESLE from the coding sequence GTGAGATACGGTGAGGTTGCAATTAAGGGACCTGCTGTTAGAAGAAGATTTGAAAAAAAACTCCTCCACAACATAAGGGCAGCTTTCAGTTGCAGAGCAGAAATCAGGCATGGAAGAATATTCGTATTCCCTGATAACATGGATGAGGCCCTTGATAAACTTTCAAGGATCTTTGGGGTGGTATCATTTTCACCCGCCGTGACTGTGGAAACCGATTTTGATGTTATAGAGGGGGCTCTCCGGGAATATGTGGGTGAACTGAAACTGGAGGGCCTCATCACAGAGAGAACACCATTCGCCATAAGATGCAGAAGGGTTGGGCAGCATGACTTCACAAGCCAGGAGATGGCAGCCTTTGCAGGTTCAGTTGTGGTCAGGGAGATCGGAGCCCCGGTGGACCTTGGAAACCCTGACCTTGAGATCCACCTTGAAATAAGGGATGACAGGACATACATCTACCACAGGGTCATTCAGGGCCCGGGAGGCTTGCCTGCAGGCACCCAGGGTAAGGTTGTTGCCCTTTTATCTGGAGGAATAGACTCACCTGTTGCCACCTATCTCCTCATGAAGAGGGGATGCCAGGTGGTGGCGGTCCACACCGATAACTCACCATTCACAGCTCCCGAGTCCCTTGATAAGGTTGAGAAAATCGCTTCAAAACTTGCGGAGTATTCTGCCGGAGTTGAATTCAAACTCAGAATTTTCAGGTATGGGAGTTACCTTGAAAAATGCAGGAGAGAAGCCCCTGAGAATATGACATGCGTCCTATGTAAGGCTGGAATGTACCGTCTCGCCGAGATGGTTGCAGAGGAGGAGGGGGCGCTTGCAATAGTGGATGGGAGCAGCCTTGGGCAGGTGGCATCCCAGACCCTTCCAAACATCCTCGCCACAAGGATTGCCGTGAGGATGCCCGTCCTCAGCCCCCTCATAGGCATGGACAAGGTGGAGATAGAGGCCATTGCAAAGAGGATAGGCACCTATGACATCTCTGTTATACCTGATGGTGGATGCAGCGCTGTACCCCACCATCCTTCAACAGCAGCGGATCCCTCATCAATCAGGGAACTCTCAGAAAAAATCCACTTTGAAGATGAAATTGAGAGGATTTTCAGATCGGCTTCAGAAACAGAAAGCCTTGAATGA